From Nymphaea colorata isolate Beijing-Zhang1983 chromosome 6, ASM883128v2, whole genome shotgun sequence, a single genomic window includes:
- the LOC116256278 gene encoding uncharacterized protein LOC116256278 — MEGRSPVIAGKRLWHIIRAVMYMLRKGLSKQKVLLDLHLMMKRGKLAGKAIGNLMFHRYSSLSCRSDGISVAAYAPNEYEFSCSNTPAHFFPFQRHDKRKHHHQHRRNGSLSCIYPDSSDHKFAASFQKALEILNSDLSGKETPTPLSPTLCGLSPMASPRPLRVTDSPFPLKEEEDDDHRIDREAEEFIARFYEQLRSQRQTAILEAR, encoded by the coding sequence atggagGGAAGGTCACCTGTGATAGCAGGCAAAAGACTATGGCATATCATACGCGCAGTCATGTACATGCTGAGGAAGGGCCTCTCCAAACAGAAGGTCCTGCTTGACCTCCACCTCATGATGAAGAGAGGAAAACTCGCCGGAAAAGCCATCGGCAACCTCATGTTCCACCGGTATTCCTCCCTCAGCTGCCGCTCCGACGGCATTAGCGTCGCCGCCTACGCTCCCAATGAATACGAATTCAGTTGCAGCAACACCCCTGCCCATTTCTTCCCTTTCCAACGCCATGACAAGCGGAAACACCACCACCAACATCGCCGGAATGGCTCCCTCTCTTGTATATACCCCGACTCTTCCGACCACAAGTTTGCCGCCTCCTTCCAAAAGGCGCTCGAGATACTGAATTCCGACCTTTCCGGCAAGGAGACGCCGACGCCATTGTCCCCAACACTCTGTGGCTTGAGCCCGATGGCGTCTCCGCGCCCCCTGAGGGTCACCGACTCCCCATTCCCTctgaaggaagaggaagacgacgaTCACCGCATCGACAGGGAGGCCGAGGAATTCATCGCGAGGTTCTATGAGCAGCTACGATCACAGAGGCAAACGGCCATCCTTGAGGCACGTTAG